One segment of Nostoc flagelliforme CCNUN1 DNA contains the following:
- a CDS encoding ERF family protein — protein MTPQLNLALAKAKAQFPAILANRNVKIPTKAGREINFTYAELEEIAQAVTPTLSSNGLVIVHQMQFVENKFCLVSTLRHESGEQIESFYPLPAGFNDAKELGIQITYGRRYNTICLLDITAVNSHNWEETKRYLAREIKQEAGFIEKPSNNRDSLVLPNPTRVNTVERISEPQIRNLWAIARGELKLKDDVTKNVILGFGCQSSQEITTDRYEAIIKELRQSAKQTLSPAATK, from the coding sequence ATGACCCCACAACTTAACTTAGCCCTTGCCAAAGCAAAGGCTCAATTCCCAGCTATTCTTGCAAACAGAAACGTTAAGATCCCAACTAAAGCAGGTAGAGAAATAAACTTTACTTATGCTGAACTAGAGGAAATCGCTCAAGCTGTTACCCCGACTCTCTCAAGTAATGGACTAGTAATTGTCCATCAAATGCAGTTTGTAGAAAATAAATTCTGTCTTGTTTCTACGCTGCGTCATGAAAGTGGGGAGCAAATAGAATCTTTTTACCCCCTGCCTGCGGGGTTTAATGATGCAAAAGAGTTGGGTATTCAAATCACTTATGGCAGAAGATACAATACCATTTGCTTGCTAGATATCACTGCCGTCAATTCCCACAACTGGGAGGAAACCAAGCGCTATCTTGCCAGGGAAATTAAACAAGAGGCTGGCTTTATTGAAAAGCCCAGCAACAACAGAGATAGTTTAGTATTACCAAATCCGACTAGAGTAAATACTGTTGAAAGAATTAGCGAACCTCAAATTAGAAACTTATGGGCGATCGCTCGCGGCGAACTCAAACTAAAAGACGACGTAACTAAAAATGTAATCTTGGGCTTTGGTTGTCAATCGAGCCAAGAAATTACTACCGACAGATACGAGGCAATAATTAAAGAATTGCGGCAATCTGCTAAACAGACTCTATCGCCGGCTGCCACAAAATAA